A window from Pichia kudriavzevii chromosome 5, complete sequence encodes these proteins:
- a CDS encoding uncharacterized protein (PKUD0E01920; similar to Saccharomyces cerevisiae YDR519W (FPR2); ancestral locus Anc_1.28), with protein sequence MRLSELFTTIIGLASAVQGAPDQLQIIPQNEVSCRTPSQNGDVIAVHYTGKLEDGTIFDSSLPRNKPIQFTLGVGQVIKAWDEGLLEMCIGEKRRLIIPSELAYGKRGAGGVIPPNATLVFDTELVSINGAKEEKDEL encoded by the coding sequence ATGAGACTAAGCGAATTATTCACCACTATCATTGGACTAGCATCGGCAGTTCAAGGTGCACCGGATCAGCTACAAATCATTCCGCAAAACGAAGTTTCATGTAGAACGCCATCACAGAACGGAGATGTGATTGCCGTCCATTACACGGGGAAGCTCGAAGACGGCACTATATTTGACTCGTCCTTGCCACGGAACAAGCCGATCCAGTTCACCCTGGGTGTTGGACAAGTCATCAAGGCCTGGGACGAGGGGCTCTTGGAGATGTGTATTGGGGAGAAGAGAAGACTCATTATCCCCTCCGAGCTGGCGTATGGTAAAAGAGGTGCCGGCGGTGTCATTCCGCCCAACGCCACCTTGGTATTTGACACTGAGCTTGTCTCCATCAATGGTgccaaagaggaaaaggaCGAGTTATAA
- a CDS encoding uncharacterized protein (PKUD0E01870), with protein sequence MPPKKSNEKPLILKAKRQSTTYMLDVSLKNTISQLKEKLVNMINTTGGLYVNNLPHKLDTDALHIPDNDIEIPQIGLKNSSDSENEEVKSRSVDDNGSVATRISGDSPVQITTEDITLAIFDDQNDIYHSKIRNLELDDSAKIAELNLHDFMCLAFKFKDEEFKIFQTVYE encoded by the coding sequence ATGCCaccaaagaaatcaaacgAAAAACCTCTTATCCTCAAAGCAAAACGACAATCAACGACGTATATGCTTGATGTTTCCTTGAAAAACACAATATCACAACTGAAGGAAAAGTTGGTGAACATGATCAACACGACAGGAGGTTTGTACGTTAACAATCTACCGCACAAATTGGATACCGATGCTCTGCATATACCTGATAACGATATCGAAATTCCGCAAATAGGGCTTAAAAATAGCAGTGATTCAGAGAATGAGGAGGTTAAAAGTAGGAGTGTCGATGATAACGGATCTGTTGCCACTCGAATTTCGGGCGATTCGCCTGTTCAAATCACAACTGAAGATATAACACTTGCGATATTCGACGACCAAAATGATATATATCATTCCAAAATAAGAAATCTTGAGTTGGATGATTCTGCCAAAATTGCAGAATTGAATCTCCACGATTTCATGTGCCTAGCTTTTAAATTCAAGGATGAAGAgttcaaaatttttcagaCTGTATACGAGTAA
- a CDS encoding uncharacterized protein (PKUD0E01915) codes for MQFSTVLVTLASLAAVNAASNSTNGTTTSSVSTAGAPANAYGSVALGAVAAAAVALF; via the coding sequence atgcAATTCTCCACTGTTCTTGTCACCTTGGCTTCTCTTGCTGCTGTCAATGCAGCTTCTAACTCAACTAACGGCACCACCACAAGTAGTGTCTCCACTGCAGGCGCTCCAGCTAACGCTTACGGCTCTGTTGCCTTGGGTGCAGTTGCTGCTGCAGCAGTGGCTCTCTTCTAA
- a CDS encoding uncharacterized protein (PKUD0E01910; similar to Saccharomyces cerevisiae YOR323C (PRO2); ancestral locus Anc_7.71): MAEEIARNAHRASTVLKTLSDEQRSTALYKIRDALIKSKDEILKANRIDMEEATKNKLSQSLIKRLDLSINGKFDSMCDGIVDVAHLEDPLNRCTLATQLDDGLELYRLTCPVGVLLIIFESRPEVIANITALAIKSGNAAILKGGKESLHTFKAMSEIINRVLDVSTDVPANSIQLISTRGEVSDLLKQDLYIDLVIPRGSNELVRNIKENTKIPVLGHADGICSIYMDKDLDLEKACRIVVDAKTNYPAGCNAVETLLIDENLSVDLQTQILKALLDANVTLHIVPELLSEIDPHLKESYPSQLVTATEKDFDKEFLSFDIAVKKVNGVRDAIEHINSHSSKHTDAIVTENEATADVFLKGIDSSGVYWNCSTRFADGFRYGFGTEVGISTNKIHSRGPVGLEGLVCYYYQMRGSGQVVGDYLGGGGTRVFKHVSMDPSNVKL; this comes from the coding sequence ATGGCCGAGGAGATTGCCAGAAATGCCCATAGGGCTTCTACTGTCCTTAAGACGCTCTCTGATGAGCAAAGATCAACGGCTCTTTATAAAATTAGAGATGCattaataaaatcaaaggatGAAATCCTCAAGGCAAATAGAATCGATATGGAGGAGGCAACCAAGAACAAACTATCGCAGTCACTCATTAAGAGACTCGACTTGTCCATTAATGGCAAGTTCGACTCGATGTGTGACGgtattgttgatgttgcACACTTGGAAGATCCTCTAAATAGATGCACATTGGCAACTCAATTGGATGACGGTCTCGAACTTTATAGACTCACTTGTCCAGTTGGGGTTTTATtgattatctttgaaagcAGACCGGAAGTCATTGCCAACATCACTGCCCTGGCCATCAAATCCGGGAATGCGGCAATCTTGAAAGGCGGGAAGGAAAGTTTACATACTTTTAAGGCAATGTCGGAAATCATCAATCGTGTCTTGGATGTGTCAACCGATGTCCCTGCAAATAGTATACAACTCATCTCTACTAGGGGGGAAGTCTCTGATCTCTTAAAACAAGATTTATATATTGATCTTGTCATTCCTCGTGGCTCTAACGAATTGGTACGCAACATCAAGgaaaataccaaaatccCTGTACTAGGCCACGCCGACGGAATTTGTTCCATTTATATGGATAAGGATCTCGATCTTGAAAAAGCCTGCAGAATCGTCGTTGATGCAAAGACAAACTATCCAGCAGGTTGCAATGCTGTTGAGACCCTCttgattgatgaaaatttatCAGTAGATCTTCAAACCCAAATTCTGAAAGCTTTACTAGACGCTAATGTAACTCTCCATATTGTTCCTGAACTCTTATCTGAAATTGACCCCCACTTGAAGGAGTCGTATCCTTCTCAGTTAGTCACCGCTACAGAAAAAGACTTCGATAAAGAATTCTTATCGTTTGATATTGCAGTTAAGAAGGTCAATGGCGTCAGAGATGCCATTGAGCATATCAACTCGCATTCTTCCAAACACACCGACGCAATCGTAACGGAAAACGAGGCAACAGCTGATGTGTTCCTCAAGGGTATCGACTCGTCCGGCGTTTACTGGAACTGTTCAACTAGATTTGCAGACGGGTTCAGGTATGGGTTTGGTACCGAAGTCGGGATCTCTACAAACAAGATCCACAGTCGAGGCCCCGTTGGACTCGAGGGCTTGGTTTGCTACTACTACCAGATGAGAGGTTCTGGACAAGTTGTAGGTGATTATCTCGGTGGTGGAGGTACAAGGGTCTTCAAACATGTCTCTATGGACCCTTCAAACGTTAAATTGTAA
- a CDS encoding uncharacterized protein (PKUD0E01880; Pfam Domains: zf-C3HC4(7e-08)): MSDHAFGSSATTAIFSVVIAAAITTLLLLGFFSFKYSLKAMFGVYDPVFKSSGRYISPFEDHNMSRIVHPYVVYQGTTYFLYGVNSIALSRSKMKKLEVLSSQQLNEFFPLKRYAEWLNGGQEEIHSINKGKLGYAGFVDTDHYRSHVEDPIESMPTNSENTPKEFVKHIETIGSKRELEEEDITDIPLEKFNYNISTASTLSQREAKIEVSVPFQTEKHYTSGICTICLENLEDDDLVRGLLCGHVFHGQCIDPWLTTRRGSCPICKKDLYLEVRDQIEEQEGEDDGESHGHYSNENPMVTINIGDFIRLPTGDPGSVHIDNLLNLDPSNAFSYFIVLMITKLEAQILLTATVYLRNHNYSLDNVENPEYPEQNASEHGTITFNCHRIDPSSVQMYFLEIASKLRQTMNTTDFKSPPLPDIQSLNPYIKRIVENHPRPFHPADITDLDEAALKRTTEMLRYPRRIMYFAIGINKMELYYYNVVQIYNTRRNSRIRECNS; the protein is encoded by the coding sequence ATGAGTGATCATGCCTTTGGAAGCTCAGCTACAACAGCGATATTTTCAGTTGTTATTGCTGCAGCAATAACTACACTTTTGTTATTAGGCTTTTTCAGCTTCAAATATAGTTTAAAGGCGATGTTTGGGGTCTATGATCCCGTGTTTAAAAGTTCTGGAAGATATATATCGCCATTTGAAGATCACAACATGAGCCGAATCGTCCATCCATATGTTGTCTACCAGGGTACTACGTATTTTTTATATGGTGTAAATTCGATAGCACTGTCTAGGTccaagatgaagaagttggagGTTTTGTCATCCCAGCAGTTGAATGAATTCTTCCCATTGAAGCGATATGCGGAATGGCTCAATGGTGGGCAAGAGGAGATTCATAGTATCAACAAGGGGAAACTTGGATATGCAGGGTTTGTTGATACCGATCATTACAGGAGTCATGTGGAGGATCCAATTGAGTCAATGCCCACAAACAGTGAGAATACTCCGAAGGAATTTGTTAAACATATCGAAACCATTGGAAGCAAGAGAGAGCTGGAAGAGGAGGATATAACAGATATCCCGCTTGAAAAGTTCAACTATAATATATCAACCGCAAGTACTTTATCCCAGagagaagcaaaaataGAAGTGAGTGTACCATTTCAAACCGAAAAACATTACACATCTGGTATATGTACAATCTGTCTTGAGAATTTAgaggatgatgatttaGTTCGGGGATTACTATGTGGACATGTGTTCCATGGCCAATGTATTGATCCGTGGCTCACCACTAGACGAGGAAGTTGTCCGATCTGTAAGAAGGATTTATATCTGGAGGTTAGGGACCAGATAGAGGAGCAAGAAGGGGAAGACGATGGGGAAAGCCATGGACACTATAGCAATGAGAATCCTATGGTGACTATAAATATTGGCGATTTCATAAGGCTCCCGACCGGTGACCCGGGCAGTGTGCACATAGATAATTTGCTTAACTTAGATCCGTCCAATGCTTTCTCGTATTTCATAGTGTTGATGATAACAAAATTAGAGGCCCAAATATTGCTCACTGCAACAGTCTACCTTCGGAACCACAACTACTCActtgataatgttgaaaatccTGAATACCCAGAGCAGAATGCAAGTGAACATGGTACTATTACTTTCAACTGCCACCGGATTGACCCATCGAGTGTCCAGATGTATTTTTTGGAGATAGCCTCTAAGCTAAGACAAACAATGAATACCACGGACTTCAAAAGCCCACCTCTTCCAGACATTCAATCGTTGAATCCATACATCAAACGAATAGTTGAAAATCATCCACGCCCGTTTCACCCTGCCGACATTACCGACTTAGATGAAGCTGCCTTAAAGAGGACAACGGAGATGTTACGATACCCAAGAAGAATTATGTATTTTGCTATTGGCATCAACAAGATGGAGCTATATTACTATAATGTTGTTCAAATTTATAATACACGACGCAACAGTCGGATTAGAGAGTGCAATAGTTGA
- a CDS encoding uncharacterized protein (PKUD0E01930; similar to Saccharomyces cerevisiae YMR048W (CSM3); ancestral locus Anc_2.612): MSSSHDRLSRAELLGIDVDKGIQVDSVTSTLFQTNQDGTQSSTAKSKPKRSSDKLTPEILLSGRGLPKLIDTFKRFKFTKRSAKGKASKHNGVYKKVQYCDDHHYDNLTRIIQIYQNWGHSISPHLMFDRFIGNLDRGIQKSDVKYWIREQIREEIRGKVDRILQKEATEMERARAERAAREHVENNKDSLTDDEPDGVAGEVDVEEEREQDWAALFGGQSQATDKDVNENDGPNNDNEDDGGYNVQGEAPIFSTFLRTSSQPIHSDLGSEHHTSEMEDIPEDVMDGAARDAFDALDGLDEDEDGLAALLEAESNNEARDSQMFSQYIAHEPQERTLSKSLSPTTVGTLTTETETTTQTTTQTTTTLSTGASEGPSRPMTPEEEGFSDVDEDELLQL; this comes from the coding sequence ATGTCATCTTCTCATGATAGACTCTCGAGGGCCGAGCTTTTAGGTATTGATGTTGACAAAGGCATCCAGGTTGATTCCGTGACTTCGACGCTATTCCAAACCAATCAGGATGGCACACAGTCGTCAACGGCGAAGAGCAAACCAAAGAGATCTTCGGACAAACTGACACCGGAGATCTTGCTAAGTGGTAGAGGTTTACCCAAGTTGATTGATACGTTTAAGAGATTCAAGTTCACCAAAAGGTCTGCCAAGGGTAAAGCCAGTAAACACAATGGTGTTTATAAGAAGGTCCAGTATTGTGATGACCACCATTACGACAATCTTACACGGATCATCCAAATCTATCAGAATTGGGGCCATTCGATCAGTCCGCATTTGATGTTTGATCGTTTTATTGGGAACCTTGATCGAGGTATTCAGAAGAGTGATGTTAAATATTGGATTAGAGAACAGATACGAGAAGAAATTAGGGGGAAAGTCGACCGGATTTTGCAGAAGGAGGCTACAGAGATGGAGAGGGCCAGGGCTGAACGTGCAGCACGGGAGCATGTGGAGAACAACAAGGACAGTTTAACGGATGATGAGCCTGATGGTGTAGCTGGAGAGGTTGACGTTGAGGAAGAGCGAGAGCAAGATTGGGCTGCACTCTTTGGAGGCCAGTCACAAGCTACTGATAAGGACGTCAATGAGAATGATGGCCCTAATAATGACAACGAAGATGATGGTGGCTACAATGTTCAAGGTGAAGCTCcaattttctcaacattTTTGCGTACATCGTCGCAACCTATACATTCCGACCTTGGTAGTGAACATCACACTTCTGAAATGGAAGATATACCAGAAGATGTGATGGACGGAGCTGCACGAGATGCCTTTGATGCTCTCGATGGTTTGGATGAGGACGAAGACGGGTTGGCTGCATTGTTGGAAGCAGAGAGTAACAACGAGGCAAGAGACAGCCAGATGTTTAGCCAGTACATTGCACACGAGCCACAAGAACGCACCTTGTCCAAGTCTTTATCTCCGACAACGGTAGGGACATTGACAACGGAGACTGAAACGACCACGCAAACGACCACGCAAACGACCACGACATTATCTACAGGGGCTTCAGAGGGACCGTCAAGGCCAATGACGCccgaagaagaagggtTTTCCGATGTCGATGAAGATGAGTTACTGCAGCTATGA
- a CDS encoding uncharacterized protein (PKUD0E01860; similar to Saccharomyces cerevisiae YDR064W (RPS13); ancestral locus Anc_8.179), which translates to MHSSGKGMSSSSLPYSRSVPSWFKASPEEVVDQIIKYARKGLTPSQIGVLLRDAHGVNQAKIVTGNKIMRILKSNGLAPELPEDLYFLIKKAVAVRKHLERNRKDKDSKFRLILIESRIHRLARYYRTVSVLPPTWKYESATASALVN; encoded by the exons ATGCACTCCAGC GGTAAGGGTATGTCCTCATCATCCCTCCCATACTCCAGATCCGTTCCATCTTGGTTCAAGGCTTCCCcagaagaagttgttgaccaaatcatcaagtaTGCAAGAAAGGGTTTAACTCCTTCCCAAATTGGTGTTCTTTTAAGAGATGCTCACGGTGTCAACCAAGCAAAAATTGTTACTGGTAACAAGATCATGAGAATCTTGAAGTCCAACGGTTTAGCTCCAGAATTGCCAGAAGACTTATACTTTTTAATTAAGAAGGCTGTTGCAGTCAGAAAGCACTTggaaagaaacagaaaGGACAAGGACTCTAAGTTCAGATTAATTTTAATTGAATCTAGAATCCACAGATTGGCAAGATACTACAGAACTGTTTCAGTCTTACCACCAACCTGGAAGTACGAATCTGCTACTGCTTCTGCTTTAGTTAACTAA
- a CDS encoding uncharacterized protein (PKUD0E01890; similar to Saccharomyces cerevisiae YDR063W (AIM7); ancestral locus Anc_8.178) produces MPEVLLTTQARKTKMSQAICSIPAETKQQLRKFRLTPIKQSSRTIKTQIYKINKNEQTLQLEESLELEDLEELVEELPDNTPCFVLMNYGYTKPDGRYVSPLVGVYWRPNTAQGQIKMMYAASVELFKKEVGCNLWLECSDEEDIPDLKREIEK; encoded by the coding sequence ATGCCAGAGGTATTACTCACAACACAAGCcagaaaaaccaaaatgtCCCAAGCTATATGCTCCATTCCAGCAGAAACTAAACAGCAATTACGTAAGTTCCGTCTTACGCCCATCAAACAATCGTCTAGAACGATCAAGACACAAATatacaaaatcaacaaaaatgaaCAGACACTCCAACTGGAGGAATCGTTAgaacttgaagatttggaagaacTTGTCGAGGAATTACCAGATAACACACCATGTTTTGTGTTGATGAACTACGGGTACACCAAACCTGATGGAAGGTATGTTTCGCCGTTGGTGGGTGTTTATTGGAGACCAAACACCGCACAAGGACAGATTAAGATGATGTACGCGGCGTCTGTTGAGCTGttcaaaaaagaagtaGGATGCAATTTATGGTTAGAATGCTCGGATGAGGAGGACATTCCAGACTTGAAGAgggaaattgaaaaataa
- a CDS encoding uncharacterized protein (PKUD0E01850; similar to Saccharomyces cerevisiae YPR163C (TIF3); ancestral locus Anc_7.517), which translates to MAPKKNVKMDLSTFLSDDTFGTQTDSWADEFDPSMLQNTNSTIDIGFNLPTQEPEIPEDGPFTARISAFPDYCTEDDLRNFFIDGLHLANPDQFIEDFRCPRERDGSLKNFAFITFATKELLLEALELNDKPIHNKPVYVSVAKPSKNAREPRGSRYGSRFGDEDLDWGARGSMSAQPRRRREDIDLDWGSARSGMSQPSMERREFRGPPRERAPREENLDWGARGTLQQNEPERREFRGPPRERAPREENLDWGARGTLQQNEPERREYRAPRKERAPKEDDLDWSALRGSKLQQQPVRRSFKPKTDDFEWGARGSMLKEQEKKRSSQPEKKETPVDGPKKSIYSVLANEDSDEEDEEEGEKQQQQKEAKDSSEEITQATSNLHIGDEAGWTRI; encoded by the coding sequence ATGGCTCCAAAGAAGAATGTTAAGATGGACTTGTCCACATTTTTATCCGATGATACTTTTGGTACTCAAACTGATTCGTGGGCAGATGAGTTTGATCCATCCATGTTACAAAACACAAACTCTACTATAGATATTGGTTTCAACCTGCCAACCCAAGAACCAGAAATCCCAGAAGATGGTCCATTCACTGCTAGAATTTCTGCGTTCCCAGATTATTGTACCGAAGATGACTTGAgaaacttcttcattgaCGGTTTGCACTTGGCAAACCCAGACCAGTTTATCGAAGATTTCCGTTGCCCAAGAGAACGTGATGGCTCATTGAAGAACTTTGCCTTTATTACATTTGCAACTAAGGAATTGTTGTTGGAAGCTTTGGAATTGAACGACAAACCTATCCACAACAAGCCGGTCTATGTTTCTGTTGCAAAACCATCAAAGAATGCTAGAGAACCAAGAGGTTCAAGGTACGGTTCAAGGTTTGGAGATGAGGATTTGGATTGGGGTGCAAGAGGCTCAATGTCTGCCCAGCctagaagaagaagagaagataTCGATCTTGATTGGGGTAGTGCCAGATCAGGCATGTCTCAGCCAAGTATGGAAAGAAGAGAATTTAGGGGCCCACCAAGAGAAAGAGCACCAAGAGAGGAGAACCTTGATTGGGGTGCAAGAGGTACCTTACAACAGAACGAACCTGAAAGAAGGGAATTCAGAGGCCCACCAAGAGAAAGAGCCCCAAGAGAGGAGAACCTTGATTGGGGTGCAAGAGGAACCTTACAACAGAACGAACCTGAAAGAAGAGAATATAGAGCCCCAAGAAAGGAAAGAGCACCAAAGGAAGATGACCTTGACTGGAGCGCATTAAGAGGTTCTAaactacaacaacagcCTGTAAGAAGATCATTCAAGCCTAAAACTGATGACTTTGAATGGGGTGCAAGGGGTTCGATGttaaaagaacaagagaaaaagagaagttCTCAACCtgagaagaaagagacTCCAGTTGATGGTCCTAAGAAGTCTATCTACAGTGTTCTAGCAAATGAAGATTCtgacgaagaagatgaagaagaaggagaaaagcaacaacaacagaagGAAGCAAAGGATTCATCCGAAGAAATCACTCAAGCTACTTCGAACTTACATATTGGTGATGAAGCTGGCTGGACAAGAATCTAA
- a CDS encoding uncharacterized protein (PKUD0E01900; similar to Saccharomyces cerevisiae YER136W (GDI1); ancestral locus Anc_8.175), producing MDENYDVIVLGTGLTECILSGLLSIEGKKVLHIDRQEYYGGESASLNLTQLYHKFKPKKEYEGQFGKDRDWCVDLIPKFLMSNGELTNILVHTDVTRYMEFKQVSGSFVYRGGNIAKVPATQMEAVSSPLMGFFEKRRMKNFLEFIANYKEDEPSTHHGINLDKNTMEEVYYKYGLERGTKDFIGHAMALHTNDDYLTQPARDTYNRIILYVSSVARYGKSPYIYPLYGLGELPQGFARLSAIYGGTFMLDTPIDEILYDDNGKFEGVKTKEGTAKAPIVIADPTYFPEKVKSTGQKVIRAMCILDHPVPNTNDADSAQIIIPQNQVNRKNDIYIAVLSSAHNVCAKGYYLAIISTIIETDKPHLELEPAFKIIGETKDVLMGIADLYEPLGDGSVDRVYLSKSYDPSSHFESTTDDVKDIYKRVMGHDLVLKQRKTVEEEAELAGLD from the coding sequence ATGGACGAAAACTACGACGTTATAGTGTTGGGTACCGGTCTCACGGAATGCATTTTATCTGGTCTTCTCTCCATTGAAGGGAAGAAGGTGTTGCATATTGATCGCCAAGAGTATTACGGTGGTGAAAGCGCATCTCTTAACCTGACTCAGCTCTATCATAAATTCAAGCCAAAGAAGGAGTACGAGGGCCAGTTTGGTAAGGATCGGGACTGGTGTGTTGACTTGATTCCAAAATTCTTGATGTCCAATGGGGAATTGACCAACATCTTGGTCCACACCGACGTTACCAGATATATGGAGTTCAAACAGGTTTCAGGTTCTTTTGTCTACAGAGGAGGTAACATTGCAAAGGTCCCGGCAACCCAAATGGAGGCAGTTTCCTCTCCATTGATGGGGttctttgaaaagagaagaatgaagaactttttggaattcattGCAAACTACAAGGAGGACGAACCTTCCACTCACCATGGAATCAACTTGGATAAAAATACCATGGAAGAAGTTTACTATAAGTACGGCTTGGAGAGGGGTACCAAGGATTTCATTGGTCATGCCATGGCTCTACATACAAATGATGATTACTTGACCCAACCTGCCAGAGATACCTACAACAGAATCATCCTCTATGTCTCATCTGTTGCTCGATATGGTAAGTCTCCATACATCTATCCATTGTATGGTCTAGGTGAACTTCCTCAAGGTTTTGCTAGACTTTCGGCCATCTACGGTGGCACCTTTATGTTGGACACTCCAATTGACGAGATCTTGTACGACGATAATGGTAAATTTGAAGGTGTCAAGACGAAGGAAGGTACAGCAAAGGCTCCAATTGTTATTGCAGATCCAACTTACTTCCCTGAAAAGGTGAAATCAACTGGCCAAAAAGTCATTAGGGCAATGTGTATCCTAGACCACCCAGTTCCAAATACCAATGATGCAGATTCTGCCCAGATCATCATCCCACAAAACCAAGTCAACCGTAAGAACGATATTTACATTGCAGTCTTATCCAGTGCTCATAATGTCTGTGCAAAGGGGTACTACTTGGCAATTATATCTACCATTATAGAGACAGACAAGCCTCATTTAGAGTTGGAACCAGCATTTAAAATTATCGGAGAGACCAAGGATGTCTTGATGGGTATTGCAGACCTATACGAGCCCTTAGGTGATGGATCTGTTGATAGGGTATACCTATCTAAATCCTATGATCCTTCTTCTCATTTTGAGTCCACAACAGACGACGTTAAGGATATTTACAAGAGAGTGATGGGACACGACCTCGTCTtaaagcaaagaaaaacagtAGAGGAGGAGGCAGAACTAGCAGGCTTGGATTAA